A stretch of Bradyrhizobium diazoefficiens DNA encodes these proteins:
- the cmk gene encoding (d)CMP kinase, which produces MIIAIDGPAASGKGTLGKRLAHHYGYRHLDTGVIYRAVAYALMQSGHDLRDEAAAVQAALELDPEKFGNPALKTQKAGEGASIVSAIPRVREALVDFQRQFAAGPPGAVLDGRDIGTVICPDADVKIFVVADPKVRARRRTMEAKARGEEADEAAVLADIIQRDERDKNRPIAPLKPAPDAYLLDNSQLDIEGGVRAAIDIIEAVRAGRPRG; this is translated from the coding sequence ATGATCATCGCGATCGATGGACCCGCCGCTTCGGGCAAGGGCACGCTCGGCAAGCGCCTCGCCCATCACTACGGTTATCGTCACCTCGATACCGGTGTGATCTATCGCGCGGTCGCCTACGCCCTGATGCAGTCCGGCCATGATCTCCGGGACGAGGCGGCTGCGGTGCAGGCCGCGCTGGAACTCGATCCTGAAAAGTTCGGCAATCCGGCCCTGAAGACCCAGAAGGCGGGTGAGGGCGCCTCGATTGTCTCGGCAATCCCCAGGGTCCGCGAGGCCCTGGTCGATTTCCAGCGGCAATTCGCCGCCGGTCCGCCGGGCGCCGTGCTGGACGGCCGGGACATTGGAACCGTGATCTGCCCCGATGCCGACGTGAAGATCTTTGTCGTCGCCGACCCCAAGGTCCGCGCCCGCCGACGCACCATGGAGGCCAAGGCGCGGGGCGAGGAGGCGGACGAGGCGGCCGTGCTCGCCGACATCATTCAGCGCGACGAACGGGACAAGAACAGGCCGATTGCACCTTTGAAGCCGGCCCCGGATGCTTACTTGCTAGATAACTCCCAACTGGATATAGAAGGCGGCGTCCGGGCCGCCATCGACATTATCGAGGCCGTCCGAGCGGGCCGTCCGCGGGGTTAA
- the aroA gene encoding 3-phosphoshikimate 1-carboxyvinyltransferase, translated as MTHSDKPTPLKSRSSGALTGKVRVPGDKSISHRALILGALAVGETRISGLLEGEDVLNTAKSMQALGAKVERTGDFAWKVQGVGVAGFAQPKAPLDFGNSGTGCRLVMGAVAGCPISAVFDGDASLRTRPMRRILDPLEKLGAKVVSGGEGGRLPLTLQGARDPLPITYKTPVASAQIKSAVLLAGLAAPGVTTVIENEASRDHTELMLKHFGAEITSTQEGQHGRRITLLGQPELHGATVVVPADPSSAAFPMVAALIVEGSDIVLSDVMTNRLRTGLFTTLREMGASIEESEVRGDAGEPMAQLRVRASKLRGVEVPPERAPSMIDEYLVLAVAAAFAEGTTIMRGLQELRVKESDRLKATADMLRVNGVKVEVSGDDLIVEGRGHVPGGGTVATHMDHRIAMSALVMGCASDQPVTVDDTAFIATSFPDFIPMMRSLGADFS; from the coding sequence TTGACCCATTCCGACAAGCCGACACCGCTCAAGTCGCGCTCAAGCGGTGCCCTGACCGGAAAGGTACGGGTGCCCGGAGACAAGTCGATCTCCCACCGCGCCCTCATCCTGGGCGCGCTTGCGGTTGGCGAGACCCGGATTTCGGGCCTTCTCGAGGGCGAGGATGTCCTCAATACCGCTAAATCCATGCAGGCGCTCGGCGCCAAGGTCGAGCGCACCGGCGATTTTGCCTGGAAGGTGCAGGGCGTGGGCGTCGCTGGCTTCGCCCAGCCCAAGGCCCCCCTGGATTTCGGTAACTCCGGCACCGGCTGTCGGCTCGTGATGGGCGCCGTCGCCGGCTGCCCGATCTCGGCGGTGTTCGACGGCGACGCCTCGCTGCGCACCCGGCCCATGCGCCGGATTCTGGACCCGCTCGAAAAGTTGGGGGCCAAGGTCGTATCGGGCGGCGAGGGCGGCCGCCTGCCGCTGACCCTCCAGGGCGCGCGCGATCCGCTGCCGATCACCTACAAAACCCCGGTTGCCTCGGCTCAGATCAAATCAGCGGTGCTGCTCGCCGGCCTGGCCGCGCCGGGCGTCACGACCGTGATCGAAAACGAGGCGAGCCGCGACCACACGGAACTGATGCTGAAGCACTTTGGCGCCGAGATCACCTCGACGCAGGAAGGTCAGCACGGCCGCCGCATTACGCTGCTGGGCCAGCCTGAGCTGCATGGTGCAACGGTCGTCGTGCCCGCCGATCCCTCCTCTGCGGCCTTCCCTATGGTCGCGGCGCTGATCGTCGAGGGGTCCGACATCGTCTTGTCCGACGTCATGACCAATCGGCTGCGCACCGGGCTTTTCACAACGTTGCGTGAAATGGGCGCTTCCATAGAGGAAAGCGAAGTACGCGGCGACGCCGGCGAGCCGATGGCGCAATTGCGCGTGCGGGCTTCAAAATTGCGCGGCGTCGAGGTGCCGCCGGAGCGCGCGCCTTCGATGATCGACGAATATCTGGTGCTGGCGGTGGCGGCCGCCTTCGCCGAGGGCACGACCATCATGCGCGGCCTGCAGGAGCTGCGTGTCAAGGAATCCGACCGGCTCAAGGCCACCGCCGACATGCTCCGCGTCAACGGCGTCAAAGTCGAGGTCTCCGGCGATGATTTGATCGTCGAGGGCCGCGGTCACGTTCCCGGCGGCGGCACTGTCGCCACGCATATGGACCACCGCATCGCGATGTCCGCCCTGGTGATGGGCTGCGCGTCCGACCAGCCCGTGACGGTCGACGACACCGCCTTCATCGCCACCAGCTTTCCGGACTTCATTCCGATGATGCGGTCGCTAGGGGCCGATTTTTCATGA
- a CDS encoding TIGR02300 family protein → MAKSELGTKRICPTTGKKFYDLNKSPVISPYTGEVVPIAPVAPARASRGAEPRHAPAADTTPEPAEVEEVSLEEADAEENTGKVKAVVPESEDDIEVDETIEDDDDDDSTFIADDEEGDEDVTDIIGDVGGDEET, encoded by the coding sequence GTGGCCAAGTCCGAACTCGGAACCAAACGTATTTGCCCAACTACGGGCAAGAAGTTCTACGACCTCAACAAGAGCCCGGTGATCTCGCCCTATACCGGCGAAGTGGTGCCGATCGCCCCGGTTGCGCCGGCGCGCGCAAGCCGTGGCGCCGAACCCCGGCACGCGCCGGCCGCCGACACCACGCCGGAGCCGGCGGAGGTCGAGGAGGTCTCGCTCGAGGAGGCCGATGCCGAGGAGAACACCGGCAAGGTCAAGGCCGTTGTGCCCGAATCCGAGGACGACATCGAGGTCGACGAGACCATCGAGGACGACGACGATGATGATTCGACCTTTATCGCCGACGACGAAGAGGGCGATGAGGACGTGACCGACATCATTGGTGATGTCGGGGGCGACGAAGAGACTTGA
- a CDS encoding GIY-YIG nuclease family protein, with product MQEVGGSIPPGSTTLPPPCEPSIWCVYIIFSIEFPDQEYIGTTENLKRRLPEHNAGKSPHTAKFKPWTLIWYCAFPGKMKALAFEKYLKFHSGRAFSKKRLY from the coding sequence ATGCAAGAGGTCGGCGGTTCGATCCCGCCTGGCTCCACCACACTTCCTCCTCCGTGCGAGCCATCGATCTGGTGCGTCTACATCATCTTCAGCATTGAGTTTCCCGACCAGGAATACATTGGCACGACCGAGAATTTGAAGCGGCGGCTTCCTGAGCACAATGCCGGCAAGTCGCCGCATACCGCCAAATTCAAGCCATGGACTTTGATCTGGTACTGCGCTTTCCCCGGCAAGATGAAAGCGCTCGCGTTCGAAAAGTACCTCAAGTTTCATTCGGGCCGCGCATTTTCGAAGAAGCGCCTCTACTGA
- a CDS encoding MarR family winged helix-turn-helix transcriptional regulator: MPRKSSALDPQRLDNQICFAIYSAAHAFNRVYKPLLDRLGLTYPQYLVMLVLWERDDVPLKDIGERLFLDSGTLTPLLKRLEAAHLVKRTRSSEDERQVLIALTPQGHALKDKARSVPQSILAASDCSVSELVAMKDEIVALRDRLNAVIGE; this comes from the coding sequence ATGCCTCGGAAATCATCGGCCCTGGATCCGCAACGCCTCGACAACCAGATCTGCTTCGCGATCTATTCGGCGGCGCATGCCTTTAACCGCGTCTACAAGCCGCTGCTCGACCGGCTCGGCCTGACTTACCCGCAATATCTGGTGATGTTGGTGCTGTGGGAGCGCGACGACGTGCCGCTCAAGGACATCGGCGAAAGGCTGTTTCTGGATTCGGGCACGTTGACGCCGCTGCTCAAGCGGCTCGAAGCCGCCCATCTGGTCAAGCGCACGCGCTCGAGCGAGGACGAGCGTCAGGTCCTGATCGCGCTGACCCCGCAGGGCCATGCGCTGAAGGACAAGGCGCGCAGCGTCCCGCAGTCGATCCTGGCGGCGTCGGACTGTTCGGTGTCGGAGCTGGTCGCCATGAAAGACGAGATCGTCGCGCTACGCGACCGGCTCAATGCGGTGATCGGGGAGTAG
- a CDS encoding organic hydroperoxide resistance protein, which produces MSVNVLYKTSAKATGGRDGHAATLDGALDVKLTTPKELGGGGGTGNNPEQLFAAGYAACFIGAMKFVASQGGPKVPADASVTSTVGIGPRAAGGFGLDIDLAVSLPGLARAEAEALVEKAHQVCPYSNATRGNVDVRLTVV; this is translated from the coding sequence ATGTCCGTGAACGTCCTCTACAAGACCAGCGCCAAAGCCACAGGTGGCCGCGACGGCCACGCAGCAACCCTCGACGGCGCACTCGACGTCAAGCTCACCACACCGAAGGAGCTCGGCGGCGGCGGCGGCACGGGCAATAATCCCGAACAGCTGTTTGCGGCCGGCTACGCCGCCTGCTTCATCGGCGCGATGAAGTTCGTGGCCTCGCAGGGCGGCCCGAAGGTCCCCGCCGACGCCTCCGTCACCTCGACCGTCGGCATCGGCCCGCGCGCGGCCGGCGGCTTCGGCCTCGATATCGATCTGGCCGTTTCGTTGCCGGGCCTCGCCCGTGCGGAGGCCGAGGCGCTGGTCGAGAAGGCACACCAGGTCTGCCCGTACTCCAACGCGACGCGCGGCAATGTCGACGTCCGCCTGACGGTCGTCTGA
- a CDS encoding CaiB/BaiF CoA-transferase family protein: MTEAVTGAMSGLRVIDLTRVLGGPYCTQILADHGADVIKVEPPAGDEVRDWGPPFHEEDAAYFVGINRNKRSIGLDLASEGGRAVLLKMLETADVLIENFKPGTLEKWGIGNDVLSKKFPRLVHCRICGFGADGPRGGNPGYDAIIQAMTGMIAATGSPESGPMRIGVPLVDITTGLYAAIGILMALSERQRSGQGQFLETTLYETGLAIMHPHTANYFMHGKPPGLTGNEHPNLVPYAIFPTKTDNIFIGVGNDGTFRKLAKEIGKPELGTDPRFARNKDRIANRDALRAELAAVFSQHEAEPLCNRLLAAGLPAGPVQKIDQALTNPHTIARGDVIEKDWYKGVASPIRLDRSKPSLRRLPPKFSQHSQEVLGEFGYSKSEIDAMVEKGVVCGPERKR, translated from the coding sequence ATGACTGAAGCCGTTACGGGCGCAATGAGCGGACTGCGCGTCATCGATCTCACGCGCGTGCTCGGCGGTCCCTACTGCACCCAGATCCTCGCCGACCATGGCGCCGACGTGATCAAGGTCGAGCCGCCCGCAGGCGACGAGGTGCGCGACTGGGGCCCTCCCTTCCACGAGGAAGACGCCGCCTACTTCGTCGGCATCAACCGCAACAAGCGCTCGATCGGCCTCGACCTCGCCTCCGAGGGTGGCCGCGCCGTGCTGCTGAAGATGCTGGAGACGGCCGACGTCCTGATCGAGAATTTCAAGCCGGGCACGCTGGAGAAATGGGGCATCGGCAACGATGTGCTCAGCAAGAAATTTCCGCGCCTCGTGCATTGCCGGATCTGCGGCTTCGGCGCCGACGGCCCGCGCGGCGGCAATCCCGGCTATGACGCCATCATCCAGGCCATGACCGGCATGATCGCGGCAACCGGCTCGCCCGAGAGCGGGCCGATGCGGATCGGCGTGCCGCTGGTCGACATCACCACCGGCCTCTATGCGGCGATCGGCATCCTGATGGCGCTGTCGGAGCGGCAGCGTTCGGGCCAGGGCCAGTTCCTGGAGACGACGCTGTACGAGACCGGTCTCGCCATCATGCATCCGCACACCGCAAATTATTTCATGCATGGCAAGCCGCCCGGCCTCACCGGCAACGAGCATCCGAACCTCGTGCCTTATGCGATCTTCCCGACCAAGACCGACAATATCTTCATCGGTGTCGGCAATGACGGCACCTTCCGCAAGCTCGCCAAAGAAATCGGCAAGCCCGAGCTGGGTACCGATCCGCGCTTTGCCCGCAACAAGGACCGCATCGCCAATCGCGACGCTCTGCGCGCCGAGCTCGCCGCTGTGTTCAGCCAGCACGAGGCCGAGCCGCTGTGCAATCGCCTGCTGGCCGCGGGCCTGCCCGCAGGTCCCGTGCAGAAGATCGACCAGGCGCTGACCAACCCGCACACGATCGCGCGCGGCGACGTCATCGAGAAGGACTGGTACAAGGGCGTGGCTTCGCCGATCCGGCTCGATCGCAGCAAGCCGAGCCTGCGCCGGCTGCCGCCGAAGTTCAGCCAGCACTCCCAGGAGGTACTGGGCGAGTTCGGCTACTCCAAGTCGGAGATCGACGCGATGGTCGAGAAGGGCGTGGTCTGCGGGCCCGAGCGCAAGCGCTAA
- the ugpB gene encoding sn-glycerol-3-phosphate ABC transporter substrate-binding protein UgpB: MALRHFGAAAAFALTVGMGVSPALAATEIQWWHAMTGANNDVIVKLANDFNASQSDYKVIPTYKGNYADTMNAGIAAFRAGNAPHIMQVFEVGTATMMAATGAVKPVYKLMVEAGEKFDPKIYLPAITGYYSTSKGEMLSFPFNSSSTVMWVNLDELKKANVEIPKTWPETFAAAKKLHDNGHPTCGFSGSWVTWVNLEQLSAWHNVPLASKANGLDGFDTVLEFNGPVQVRHLEKLVELQKDKTYDYAGRTNTGEGRFTSGECAIYLTSSAFFGNVKAQAKFNFNAVPMPYYPDVKGAPQNSIIGGASLWVMGGKSAEEYKGVAKFLTFLSDTDRQVYIHKASGYLPITKAAYEKAKAEGFYKDQPYLETPLLELTNKEPTENSRGLRLGNMVQLRDVWSEEIEQALAGKKTAKQALDAAVERGNIMLRQFEKTAVK; this comes from the coding sequence ATGGCTCTTCGACACTTTGGGGCGGCTGCCGCATTTGCACTCACGGTTGGCATGGGCGTGTCGCCGGCGCTCGCTGCGACCGAGATCCAGTGGTGGCACGCGATGACCGGCGCCAACAACGACGTCATCGTCAAGCTCGCCAACGACTTCAACGCGTCGCAGAGCGACTACAAGGTCATTCCGACCTACAAGGGCAACTACGCCGACACGATGAATGCCGGCATCGCCGCCTTCCGCGCCGGCAACGCCCCGCACATCATGCAGGTGTTCGAAGTCGGCACCGCGACCATGATGGCGGCGACCGGCGCAGTGAAGCCGGTCTATAAGCTGATGGTCGAAGCCGGCGAGAAGTTCGATCCCAAGATCTACCTGCCGGCCATTACTGGCTACTATTCGACCTCGAAGGGCGAAATGCTGTCCTTCCCCTTCAACTCGTCGTCGACCGTGATGTGGGTCAACCTCGACGAGCTCAAGAAGGCGAACGTCGAGATCCCGAAGACCTGGCCTGAAACCTTCGCGGCCGCCAAGAAGCTGCACGACAACGGTCATCCGACCTGCGGCTTCTCCGGCTCCTGGGTGACCTGGGTCAACCTCGAGCAGCTCTCCGCCTGGCACAACGTTCCGCTCGCCAGCAAGGCCAACGGCCTCGACGGCTTCGACACCGTGCTCGAGTTCAACGGACCGGTCCAGGTCAGGCATCTCGAAAAGCTGGTCGAGTTGCAGAAGGACAAGACCTACGACTACGCCGGCCGCACCAACACCGGCGAAGGCCGTTTCACCTCGGGTGAATGCGCGATCTACCTGACCTCGTCGGCCTTCTTCGGCAACGTCAAGGCGCAGGCCAAGTTCAACTTCAACGCCGTGCCGATGCCTTACTATCCCGACGTCAAGGGCGCTCCGCAGAACTCGATCATCGGCGGCGCTTCGCTCTGGGTCATGGGCGGCAAGTCGGCCGAGGAGTACAAGGGCGTTGCAAAATTCCTGACCTTCCTCTCGGACACCGATCGCCAAGTCTACATCCACAAGGCGTCGGGCTATCTGCCGATCACCAAGGCGGCCTATGAGAAGGCCAAGGCCGAGGGCTTCTACAAGGATCAGCCCTATCTCGAGACCCCGCTGCTCGAGCTGACCAACAAGGAGCCGACCGAGAATTCGCGCGGTCTGCGGCTCGGCAACATGGTTCAGCTGCGTGACGTCTGGTCGGAAGAGATCGAGCAGGCGCTGGCCGGCAAGAAGACCGCCAAGCAGGCGCTGGATGCCGCCGTCGAGCGCGGCAATATCATGCTGCGTCAGTTCGAAAAGACCGCCGTAAAGTAA
- the ugpA gene encoding sn-glycerol-3-phosphate ABC transporter permease UgpA, which translates to MQKQAIFQSKLLPYALVAPQLAIVLIFFYWPALQAVIQSFLLQDAFGLSSSFVWFDNYIELFKDAAYFEAIVRTFFFSFAIAVSSLSFALLLAVMADKPLRGSMLYRTLLIWPYAVAPPVVGVLWIFMLHPSLGVLARYLRNMGVDWNPLLDGNQAATLIILAAAWKQISYNFLFFLAGLQAIPKSVFEAAAIDGARPMRRFWTVTFPLLSPTIFFLLVVNIVYAFFDTFGIIDTMTRGGPGTSTVTLVYKVYSDGLLGGNLGSSAAQSVILMVMVIVLTGIQFRFVERKVTY; encoded by the coding sequence ATGCAAAAGCAAGCCATTTTCCAATCAAAGCTATTGCCCTACGCGCTGGTTGCCCCGCAGCTCGCGATCGTCCTGATTTTCTTTTATTGGCCGGCCCTGCAGGCGGTGATCCAGTCCTTCCTGCTCCAGGACGCCTTCGGTCTGTCGTCGAGCTTCGTCTGGTTCGACAATTACATCGAGCTGTTCAAGGACGCTGCTTATTTCGAGGCGATCGTCCGAACCTTCTTCTTCTCGTTCGCGATCGCGGTGTCGTCGCTGTCCTTTGCGCTGCTGCTCGCCGTGATGGCCGACAAGCCGCTGCGCGGCTCGATGCTCTATCGCACGCTGCTGATCTGGCCCTATGCGGTCGCGCCGCCCGTCGTCGGCGTGCTCTGGATCTTCATGCTGCATCCCTCGCTCGGCGTGCTCGCGCGTTACCTGCGGAATATGGGCGTCGACTGGAATCCGCTGCTCGATGGCAACCAGGCCGCAACACTGATCATCCTCGCCGCCGCCTGGAAGCAGATCTCCTATAATTTCCTGTTCTTCCTCGCCGGCCTGCAGGCCATCCCGAAGAGCGTGTTCGAGGCCGCCGCGATCGACGGCGCGCGCCCGATGCGGCGGTTCTGGACCGTGACCTTCCCGCTGCTGTCGCCGACCATCTTCTTCCTGCTGGTCGTCAACATCGTCTACGCCTTCTTCGACACCTTCGGCATCATCGACACCATGACCCGTGGCGGGCCGGGGACGTCGACAGTGACGCTGGTCTACAAGGTCTATTCCGACGGCCTGCTCGGCGGCAATCTCGGCAGCTCGGCAGCGCAGTCGGTGATCCTGATGGTCATGGTCATCGTGCTCACCGGAATCCAGTTCCGCTTCGTCGAACGCAAGGTGACCTACTGA
- the ugpE gene encoding sn-glycerol-3-phosphate ABC transporter permease UgpE: MVEDEGFRRYVAHFILWIGIAIVAFPVYIAIVASTQDNALIANGQMSLLPGGHFFEVYYQTIFVGTSGSTREPVYNMMLNSLVMALLIAVGKIAISIISAYGIVYFRFPFRMPIFWIIFITLMLPVEVRIYPTYKIVADLHMLDSYAGLALPLIASATATLLFRQFFMTVPDELLEASRIDGAGPLRFFWDTLLPLSRTNMAALFVILFILGWNQYLWPLLITTRDDMQTIQVGIRKMITTTDALTEWPVVMATAVLAMLPPVFVVVAMQKLFVRGLVEAEK, translated from the coding sequence ATGGTCGAAGACGAGGGCTTCCGGCGCTACGTCGCCCATTTCATCCTCTGGATCGGGATCGCGATCGTCGCGTTCCCCGTCTACATCGCCATCGTCGCCTCGACCCAGGACAACGCGCTGATCGCGAACGGGCAGATGTCGCTGTTGCCGGGCGGGCATTTCTTCGAGGTCTATTACCAGACCATTTTCGTCGGCACGAGCGGATCGACCCGCGAGCCGGTCTACAACATGATGCTCAATTCGCTGGTGATGGCGCTGTTGATCGCGGTCGGCAAGATCGCGATCTCGATCATCTCGGCCTATGGCATCGTGTATTTCCGCTTTCCGTTCCGGATGCCGATCTTCTGGATCATCTTCATCACCTTGATGCTGCCGGTCGAGGTCCGCATCTATCCGACCTACAAGATCGTCGCCGATCTGCACATGCTCGACAGCTATGCGGGCCTCGCGCTGCCGCTGATCGCGTCAGCCACCGCGACGCTGCTGTTCCGGCAATTCTTCATGACCGTACCGGATGAGCTATTGGAGGCCTCGCGCATCGACGGTGCCGGTCCCCTGCGCTTCTTCTGGGACACGCTGCTGCCGCTGTCGCGCACCAACATGGCCGCGCTGTTCGTGATCCTCTTCATCCTCGGCTGGAATCAATATCTCTGGCCGCTGCTGATCACCACCCGCGACGACATGCAGACCATCCAGGTCGGCATCCGCAAGATGATCACCACCACCGACGCGCTGACCGAATGGCCGGTGGTGATGGCGACCGCCGTGCTGGCCATGCTGCCGCCAGTGTTCGTCGTCGTCGCCATGCAGAAATTGTTCGTGCGCGGCCTGGTCGAGGCCGAGAAGTAG
- a CDS encoding sn-glycerol-3-phosphate import ATP-binding protein UgpC: MANVTLRNVRKTYTGGFEAIKGVNVDVGDGQFCVLVGPSGCGKSTLLRMVAGLETVTGGEIDIGGRIVNQVEPADRDIAMVFQNYALYPHMSVFNNMAYGLRNRGMKEAEVKTRVEEAARVLELAPMLERKPRQLSGGQRQRVAMGRAIVRQPKVFLFDEPLSNLDAKLRIAMRVEIRKLQRRLNTTSIYVTHDQLEAMTLADILVVMNGGQVEQVGNPLAIYEKPATTFVASFIGAPPMNLMSIRADEIKSQLGSAGDAGILGIRPEDFVITDQTPAGGVALPLTVEAIERVGAETFVYGSRAQDEQRIAANPGELPPGEVIVRIPGSEAPPIGQKIRVAAVRQKLHLFSGDGRTRIEV, encoded by the coding sequence ATGGCCAACGTCACCCTGCGCAACGTCCGCAAGACCTACACCGGCGGCTTCGAAGCCATCAAGGGCGTCAACGTCGATGTCGGCGACGGTCAGTTCTGCGTGCTGGTCGGACCAAGCGGCTGCGGAAAGTCGACGCTGCTCCGCATGGTCGCGGGGCTTGAGACCGTCACCGGCGGCGAGATCGACATCGGCGGCCGGATCGTCAATCAGGTCGAGCCCGCCGATCGCGACATCGCGATGGTGTTCCAGAACTACGCGCTCTATCCGCATATGAGCGTCTTCAACAACATGGCCTACGGCCTGCGCAACCGCGGCATGAAGGAAGCCGAGGTCAAGACCCGCGTCGAGGAAGCCGCCCGCGTGCTCGAGCTCGCACCAATGCTGGAGCGCAAGCCACGCCAGCTCTCCGGCGGCCAGCGCCAGCGCGTCGCCATGGGCCGCGCCATCGTGCGCCAGCCAAAAGTGTTCCTGTTCGACGAGCCGCTCTCCAATCTCGATGCAAAACTGCGCATCGCGATGCGCGTCGAGATCCGCAAATTGCAGCGCCGGCTCAACACGACGTCGATCTACGTCACCCACGACCAGCTGGAAGCAATGACGCTCGCCGACATTCTCGTCGTGATGAATGGCGGCCAGGTCGAGCAGGTCGGCAATCCCCTTGCCATCTACGAGAAGCCGGCGACGACCTTCGTCGCCTCCTTCATCGGGGCACCGCCGATGAATCTGATGTCGATCCGTGCGGACGAGATCAAGTCGCAGCTCGGCAGCGCCGGCGATGCCGGCATCCTCGGCATCCGCCCGGAGGATTTCGTCATCACCGACCAGACGCCGGCCGGCGGCGTTGCGCTGCCACTGACCGTCGAGGCAATCGAGCGCGTCGGCGCCGAAACCTTCGTCTACGGCTCGCGGGCTCAGGACGAGCAGCGCATCGCCGCCAATCCCGGCGAACTGCCCCCTGGCGAAGTCATCGTCCGCATTCCCGGTTCCGAGGCGCCGCCGATCGGCCAAAAAATCCGGGTCGCGGCGGTACGCCAAAAGCTGCATTTGTTCAGCGGCGATGGACGGACACGGATCGAAGTCTGA
- a CDS encoding Hsp20 family protein, translating into MSRVPTLSSPFLLGFDEIERVLDRVVKGADGYPPYNIERCSGSDGQPERLRITLAVAGFTRDQLDVTIEENQLVIRGRQQDDKTRQYIHRGIAARHFQRTFVLAEGMLVLGADLKNGLLSVDLARPEPERIVKTIAINEHE; encoded by the coding sequence ATGTCTCGTGTTCCCACGCTTTCCAGTCCGTTCCTTCTGGGCTTCGACGAGATCGAGCGCGTGCTCGACCGCGTCGTCAAAGGCGCCGACGGCTACCCTCCCTACAATATCGAGAGGTGCAGCGGATCGGACGGCCAGCCCGAGCGCCTGCGCATCACGCTGGCGGTCGCCGGATTCACCCGCGACCAACTCGATGTAACCATTGAGGAAAACCAGCTCGTCATTCGCGGGCGGCAGCAGGACGACAAGACCCGGCAATACATCCATCGCGGCATCGCCGCGCGCCACTTCCAGCGCACCTTCGTGCTGGCAGAGGGGATGCTGGTGTTGGGTGCGGATCTGAAGAACGGGCTGTTGTCGGTCGATCTTGCCCGGCCTGAACCGGAGAGGATCGTTAAGACAATCGCTATCAATGAGCACGAATAA
- a CDS encoding DUF1150 domain-containing protein: MSEGHVAFEYEAKAVSPETLATLGEGHIAYVKQIRSEDVPGLFPEAPKIAPGLKLFALHSADGTPIMLTDSREAAVANAWSNELQAVSVH, translated from the coding sequence ATGAGTGAAGGTCACGTTGCGTTCGAATATGAAGCCAAGGCCGTCTCGCCCGAGACGCTGGCAACCCTCGGCGAAGGTCACATCGCCTATGTGAAACAGATCCGCTCCGAGGATGTGCCCGGCCTGTTTCCCGAAGCGCCGAAGATTGCGCCCGGCCTCAAGCTTTTCGCGCTCCATTCCGCCGACGGCACGCCGATCATGCTGACCGACAGCCGCGAAGCCGCGGTCGCGAATGCCTGGAGCAACGAGCTGCAAGCGGTGAGCGTGCACTGA